Within Deinococcus actinosclerus, the genomic segment TCGTCGGCCCATTCGTCCCAGATGCTCACGCCGCGCTCCTGGAGCCACCTGACGTTGGTGTCGCCGCGCAGGAACCACAGGAGCTCGTAGATCACGCTTTTCAGGTGCACTTTCTTGGTGGTGACCAGGGGAAAGCCGTCCCGGAGGTCGAAGCGCAGCTGCGCGCCGAACACCGAGCGGGTGCCGGTGCCCGTCCGGTCGGTCTTGTCGGTGCCGTTCTCCAGCACGTGGCGCATCAGGTCGAGGTACTGCCGCATGGGGACAGTCTAGAGCGGCCCGCTGGGGGCCACCTGTTGCTGGCTGGCGTGGGGTTAGGCTGTCTGCGGTTCACCGCGTGGTTCTTGCCGCTGGGTGGTCAGGACGCCCAGGGCGACGAGGATGAGGGCGGCGCTGGCGCCGAAGGTGCCGGGGGCGGCGGTGCGGGCGTAGAGAGGGCCGGCCAGGAGGGGACCGGCGACCTGCGCGAGGGAGCCGAAGCTCTGCGCGCCGCCCTGCACGCGGCCCTGGGCGTCGGCGGGGGCGGCGGTGGACAGCAGCGCGCCGAGACTGGCGGTGAAGATGCCCTCGCCGATGGCCATGAGGATCACAGCGGCGTACAGCAGGGCGGGGCTGGGCAGGAGGGGCAGCACGGCGAGGCCGAGGGTGCCCAGGGCGCCCAGGCTCAGGCCGAGGCGGGCGACGCCGCGTTCACCCAGCCGGTTCAGCAGCAGGGGCAGCAGGCCGCCCTGGGCGATGATGTCGCACACGCCGACGATCATGAACACGGTGCCCATCTGCGCGGCGTTCCAGTGCATGACGTCCCGTCCGACGAGCGCGAGGATGGTCTGCATCATGGTGAAGGGCAGCAGGAACAGGACGCTGACAGTGATCAGGCGCCGCGCGGCGGGGTAGGCCAGGGCGGCGCGCAGGCCGGTCACGGGGTTGAGGTGCGCGGCGTCGAAGTGCCGCTGGCGGCGTTCCGGGGCGAGGCTCTCGGGGAGGATGAATGCGCCCCAGAGCATGTTCAGGGCGCAGATGGCGGCGGCGGCGAACATGGGGGCCGCGAGGCTGAGGTGGGACAGCGCGCCGCCGATGGCGGGCCCGATGATGAAACCCGCGCCGAAGACCGCGCCCACCTGCCCGAACACCCTGCCGCGGTCCTCTTCGGGGGTGACGTCCGCGAGGAAGCCGTACAGGGCGCTGATGCCCCCGGCAGTCAGGCCGTCGATGGCGCGGCCCAGGAACAGCAGGCCCAGGCTGCCGCCGATGCCGAACAGCACGTACCCGATGGCCGAGCCGAGCAGGCTGAGGATCAGGACGGGCCGGCGGCCGTAGGCGTCACTCAGGGCGCCCATGACGGGGGCGGACAGGAAGGTCAGCAGGGCGTACGTGGCGCTCAGCCAGCCGATCACGCTGGCCTGCCGGGTGACGTCCGGGACGTACTGCGTGACGATGAACGGCAGCACGGGAAACACCAGGGTCAGGCCGATGGAGAACAGGAACGCGGTGGCGAGCAGGAACAGCAGTGGGGGGCGGCGGGACGGGGCAGGGGTCATGAGGCGCAGCGTAGGGGGCGGCGGGGCCGCCTCTCTTGAACAAAACCGGCAGGTCAGGGCCGCGCCGGGGCAGCGGAGCGGGCGTACAGCCCCGTGTCCTGCAGGGCGTCGTGGCGGTGCGCCATCTGGCGGGCGTACTCGCGGAAGGTGCGGGGGGTCATGTGGGCCAACGCGCGGAATTCCCGGGTCAGGTGCGCCTGATCGGCGAAGCCCAGGTCGTACGCGAGGCCCGCGAGGGATTCGTCCGGGTTGAGGTGCAGGCGGTTGTGCGCTTCCTCGAAGCGGATCAGGCGGGCGAGGGTCTTGGCGTTCACGCCGACCTCCTGACTGAAGGCGCGTTCCAGGGCGCGGGGGCTGACGTTCAGTGCCTCCGCGAGCGGGCCGATCCGGGCGCTGCCGAGGGTGTCGTACAGCTGCGTGGCGGCTAGGACACCCACGCCGGGTTCGCGTCCATTCGCGCGCAGGCGTTCGAGCAGCCAGTCGTCCACGACCTCGCGCGCCTCGTTCCACGCGCCGGCACGCAGCAGGGCAGGTACGG encodes:
- a CDS encoding MFS transporter → MTPAPSRRPPLLFLLATAFLFSIGLTLVFPVLPFIVTQYVPDVTRQASVIGWLSATYALLTFLSAPVMGALSDAYGRRPVLILSLLGSAIGYVLFGIGGSLGLLFLGRAIDGLTAGGISALYGFLADVTPEEDRGRVFGQVGAVFGAGFIIGPAIGGALSHLSLAAPMFAAAAICALNMLWGAFILPESLAPERRQRHFDAAHLNPVTGLRAALAYPAARRLITVSVLFLLPFTMMQTILALVGRDVMHWNAAQMGTVFMIVGVCDIIAQGGLLPLLLNRLGERGVARLGLSLGALGTLGLAVLPLLPSPALLYAAVILMAIGEGIFTASLGALLSTAAPADAQGRVQGGAQSFGSLAQVAGPLLAGPLYARTAAPGTFGASAALILVALGVLTTQRQEPRGEPQTA
- a CDS encoding AraC family transcriptional regulator, with product MYREVLPSPPLRALVRRYWLLEEHHAPGEEDHHFMPERTVRLLFFSGESWLAPTRTATPERLSGAHLSGLTLTPRRLLSYGLTRALGIELYPWGAAQLFGWRMGLDTLDLTAVSAPVARAVPALLRAGAWNEAREVVDDWLLERLRANGREPGVGVLAATQLYDTLGSARIGPLAEALNVSPRALERAFSQEVGVNAKTLARLIRFEEAHNRLHLNPDESLAGLAYDLGFADQAHLTREFRALAHMTPRTFREYARQMAHRHDALQDTGLYARSAAPARP